The following are encoded together in the Vibrio splendidus genome:
- the folA gene encoding type 3 dihydrofolate reductase — protein sequence MIISMIAAMANNRVIGKDNQMPWHLPADFAWFKRSTMGKPVVMGRKTYDSIGRPLPGRLNVVISRDESLEIEGVTTVTSIEKALELVSDVDEVMIIGGGSIYETCLPKANKLYLTYIDFDVDGDTQFPDWGEGWKQSFNDTYQADEKNKHDMEFVVLER from the coding sequence ATGATCATCAGCATGATAGCGGCAATGGCAAACAACCGTGTAATTGGTAAAGACAATCAGATGCCTTGGCATTTACCTGCAGATTTCGCATGGTTTAAACGTTCAACTATGGGTAAACCTGTCGTGATGGGACGTAAGACTTACGATTCAATTGGTCGCCCTTTGCCGGGGAGGCTGAACGTTGTAATCAGCCGCGACGAGAGTTTAGAAATCGAAGGCGTAACGACGGTAACTTCGATTGAAAAAGCACTAGAGCTGGTAAGTGATGTTGATGAAGTGATGATCATCGGTGGTGGTTCAATCTATGAAACCTGCTTACCAAAAGCGAACAAGTTATACCTGACTTATATCGATTTTGATGTGGATGGTGATACTCAATTCCCAGACTGGGGAGAAGGTTGGAAGCAGAGCTTTAATGATACTTATCAAGCGGATGAGAAAAACAAGCACGATATGGAGTTTGTGGTTCTCGAGCGTTAA